In Chryseobacterium gleum, a single genomic region encodes these proteins:
- a CDS encoding helix-turn-helix domain-containing protein — MDFTRIIQKNTNNPVFIQKLFDHSKEILLVIFIGFSLITNAQSGPDFTILADKAFLKLYQNSDECISYTQGILVSDQNTEHKMILQNIISQAFAMKGDYVQSVNIFAQKEDPEHNNLSYFMQIFGDYNLADQYQNLGLYNQSKRIISYLLSDQKLLKSNDATLRVTTAKLYQLQALNSGINRDYPTALQNLDKSNQYLSGQNEENKILKLENRIFRSSYLLKQNKLIEYQPLIKSIIDDLEHQKNQPFLLGLAYENLSQYYFLKQDYRASVEKLEAGLSLIEDLPFNNLKIKIYESLSRSYYALHDDAKYHQYNKLYNDLKTKTDASSREGIRYLVKLVETSQNKNIEFQKLMFVKSFWPLALILSLIILGLFAYFLSIKSKGKDLKKQFDFFEKQISRKSQSAIPEKVTATAKDSGSTKISREKEDEILRKLEEFEKSGHYLNKNMSLSMLSSQMEVNTKYLSEVINNKEKNFNGYINKLRINHIVQLLKNDSTFLNYKVSYLAEYSGFSSHSAFTTVFKSVTGMSPNTYIQEISKSKTV, encoded by the coding sequence ATGGATTTTACCCGAATTATTCAAAAAAACACAAACAACCCAGTATTCATTCAAAAATTATTTGATCATAGCAAAGAAATTCTCCTTGTTATTTTCATTGGCTTTTCCCTTATTACCAATGCACAATCCGGTCCTGACTTTACTATCCTGGCAGATAAGGCATTTCTGAAACTCTATCAGAATTCTGACGAATGCATCAGCTACACTCAGGGAATTCTTGTCAGCGATCAGAACACAGAACACAAAATGATCCTTCAGAATATTATTTCCCAGGCTTTTGCCATGAAAGGTGATTATGTACAATCTGTGAATATTTTTGCTCAAAAAGAAGATCCTGAACACAATAATCTTTCTTATTTTATGCAGATCTTCGGTGATTATAACCTTGCTGATCAGTATCAGAATCTGGGTTTATACAATCAGTCTAAGAGAATTATCAGTTATCTCCTGTCTGATCAGAAACTTCTTAAAAGTAACGATGCGACTCTAAGAGTTACTACCGCAAAACTGTATCAGCTTCAGGCTTTGAACTCAGGGATCAACCGGGATTATCCCACAGCGCTGCAAAATCTGGACAAAAGCAATCAATACCTCAGCGGTCAGAATGAAGAAAATAAAATATTAAAACTGGAAAACAGGATTTTCCGTTCTTCCTATCTGCTGAAACAAAATAAACTTATCGAATATCAACCTCTTATAAAAAGTATTATTGATGATCTTGAGCATCAGAAAAACCAGCCATTTCTATTAGGTCTTGCCTATGAAAATCTATCTCAATATTATTTTCTGAAGCAGGATTACAGAGCATCTGTTGAAAAGCTGGAAGCCGGACTTTCACTGATTGAAGATCTGCCTTTCAATAATTTAAAAATTAAAATCTATGAGTCATTATCCCGCAGCTATTATGCACTTCATGATGATGCAAAGTACCACCAGTACAATAAACTTTACAATGATTTAAAAACAAAAACAGATGCCAGTTCCAGGGAAGGAATACGGTATCTTGTAAAACTTGTGGAAACCAGTCAGAATAAAAATATTGAATTTCAAAAGCTGATGTTTGTTAAATCTTTCTGGCCGTTAGCGCTCATTTTGTCTTTGATAATTTTGGGACTATTCGCTTATTTTTTAAGTATTAAAAGTAAAGGTAAAGACTTAAAAAAACAATTTGATTTCTTTGAAAAACAGATCAGTCGCAAGTCTCAGTCTGCCATTCCAGAGAAGGTTACTGCAACAGCAAAAGATTCCGGTTCTACCAAAATATCAAGGGAAAAAGAAGATGAGATTCTTCGCAAACTTGAAGAATTCGAAAAATCCGGTCATTATCTGAATAAAAATATGTCGTTATCCATGCTTTCTTCTCAAATGGAAGTTAATACGAAATACCTTTCAGAAGTTATTAATAACAAGGAGAAAAATTTTAACGGCTATATCAACAAACTAAGAATCAATCATATTGTACAATTATTAAAGAATGATTCTACTTTTCTCAATTATAAAGTGAGCTATCTTGCAGAGTATTCAGGGTTTTCATCGCACAGTGCCTTTACTACGGTCTTTAAGTCTGTCACCGGGATGTCTCCTAATACCTATATTCAGGAAATCAGTAAAAGTAAAACTGTATGA
- a CDS encoding tetratricopeptide repeat protein, producing the protein MKLFFKIITSILLSFCIGMKAQKIPDRELIRKARLEIYDNPDYTIKTGEQLLKKNPDISTSIDIYMLLSTANIAKRNFEESLKYILKAKELSQKTNDFKSQASVLISVAIQYQQMELFNKSLETLNEADQYLARIPEKTPFKYIETARSYAIKGMIYKSQSNSEIALEKFLISIQNFEKVSSGKTTYANMSVVYYNIGYCYLNLNQIDKAQEAFVQSLDYARKNHAKSLEAFALKGIAEIYRQKHENQSAINLLLKAENLCKNTGDIILNEGIYKELADNYLALGEQNLYQQYNKKYLEMRFRRKQNELKSINQIIDNHNRETYLESEKLKSYHNSIITASVALGGIIMAVLLYFIVKVRRQNKKFQKEIQQMIRAS; encoded by the coding sequence ATGAAACTCTTTTTTAAAATAATAACCTCAATCCTTCTGTCTTTTTGTATCGGTATGAAAGCTCAGAAAATACCGGATCGTGAATTAATAAGAAAAGCCCGGCTTGAAATTTATGACAACCCCGATTATACCATTAAAACCGGAGAACAATTATTAAAGAAAAATCCGGATATCAGTACATCCATTGATATTTACATGCTGCTTTCCACAGCGAATATTGCCAAAAGAAACTTCGAGGAATCTTTAAAGTATATTTTAAAAGCTAAGGAACTCTCGCAGAAAACCAACGATTTCAAAAGCCAGGCAAGTGTTCTTATTTCTGTTGCCATTCAATATCAGCAGATGGAACTATTCAATAAGAGTTTAGAAACATTGAACGAAGCCGATCAGTATCTGGCCAGAATACCGGAAAAAACTCCTTTCAAATATATTGAAACCGCAAGAAGTTATGCTATAAAGGGAATGATTTACAAGAGTCAGTCTAATTCAGAAATTGCCCTGGAAAAGTTTCTAATTTCGATACAGAATTTTGAAAAAGTATCCTCCGGGAAAACCACCTACGCTAATATGAGTGTGGTATACTATAACATCGGATACTGCTATCTTAATCTTAATCAAATTGATAAAGCACAGGAAGCTTTTGTTCAGTCTTTGGACTATGCCCGGAAAAATCATGCTAAAAGTCTGGAAGCATTTGCCTTGAAAGGAATTGCTGAAATCTACAGGCAAAAACATGAAAATCAATCAGCAATCAATCTTTTGCTAAAAGCAGAAAACCTGTGTAAAAATACGGGCGATATTATTTTGAACGAAGGCATTTACAAAGAGTTAGCTGATAATTATCTTGCTCTGGGAGAACAGAATCTCTATCAGCAGTATAACAAAAAATACCTGGAAATGCGTTTCAGGAGAAAGCAGAACGAACTGAAATCCATTAATCAGATTATTGATAATCATAATAGAGAAACCTATTTAGAAAGCGAAAAGCTGAAATCTTATCATAATTCCATAATAACAGCTTCTGTTGCATTGGGAGGTATTATAATGGCTGTACTCCTGTACTTCATTGTAAAGGTCCGAAGACAAAATAAGAAGTTTCAGAAAGAAATTCAGCAAATGATAAGAGCATCATAA
- the pafA gene encoding alkaline phosphatase PafA — protein MLRNISIAAATLLSVVTINAQKNRNTQLERPKLVVGLVVDQMRWDYLYRFYGKYGNDGFKRLLNTGYSLNNVHIPYVPTITALGHTCIYTGSVPAIHGIAGNDWTDKETGKGVYCTADESVQPVGTTNAKTGSHSPKNLWSTTVTDELRLATNFQGKVVGVSLKDRASILPAGHTPNGAFWFDDSTGNFITSTWYMNDLPQWVKSFNAQNLPEKLVANGWNTLLPINEYTESAPDNSPWEGLLGSAKTPTFPYSNLAKDYQAKKDNIRYTPFGNTLTLKLAEASVEGEKLGGDNITDFLAINLASTDYAGHKFGPNSIEVEDVYIRLDQDLAEFFKYLDSKVGKGEYTVFLSADHGGAHSVGFLKEHKIPTGFFGEDAEKNLNQKLKEKFGADKLINAIDNYQIYFDRKVLADSKLELDDVRNFAVKEIEKDPTVLYAVSVDKVQESSIPEPIKQRIINGINRQRSGDIQLISHDSMLPPYSKTGTTHSVWNSYDSHIPLIFMGWGVKQGESNKEYHMTDIAPTVSSLLKIQFPSGNVGNPITEVIGK, from the coding sequence ATGCTTAGGAACATTTCAATTGCGGCAGCTACTTTATTGTCCGTAGTTACAATCAATGCGCAGAAGAACAGAAACACTCAACTGGAAAGACCAAAATTAGTCGTAGGGCTGGTAGTAGACCAGATGCGTTGGGACTATCTGTACCGTTTTTATGGTAAATACGGAAATGATGGTTTCAAAAGACTTTTGAATACAGGATACTCTTTAAATAATGTACATATTCCTTATGTTCCTACCATTACAGCTTTGGGGCATACATGTATCTATACAGGATCTGTACCGGCTATTCACGGGATTGCGGGAAACGACTGGACAGATAAAGAAACTGGTAAAGGAGTTTACTGTACTGCGGATGAGAGCGTTCAGCCGGTTGGAACTACCAATGCAAAAACAGGAAGTCATTCTCCGAAAAATCTTTGGTCTACTACGGTAACTGACGAATTGAGACTGGCTACCAATTTCCAGGGAAAAGTAGTGGGTGTTTCTTTGAAAGACCGTGCCTCGATTCTTCCTGCAGGTCACACGCCTAATGGTGCCTTCTGGTTTGATGACAGCACAGGAAATTTCATTACAAGTACATGGTACATGAATGATCTTCCTCAGTGGGTAAAATCATTCAATGCGCAGAATCTTCCGGAAAAATTAGTGGCAAATGGCTGGAATACGTTACTTCCAATAAATGAATATACGGAAAGTGCACCTGACAATTCACCTTGGGAAGGTCTGTTGGGAAGTGCCAAAACGCCTACTTTCCCTTACAGCAACTTAGCAAAAGATTATCAGGCTAAAAAAGATAATATCCGTTATACACCTTTCGGAAATACGCTTACATTGAAATTGGCTGAAGCATCTGTAGAAGGTGAAAAACTGGGTGGAGATAATATTACAGACTTCTTAGCTATCAACCTTGCATCTACAGACTATGCAGGACATAAATTCGGACCGAATTCTATTGAGGTAGAAGATGTTTATATCAGATTAGACCAGGATCTGGCAGAATTCTTCAAATATCTTGATTCCAAAGTAGGAAAAGGAGAGTACACGGTGTTCCTTTCTGCTGACCACGGAGGCGCGCACTCTGTAGGGTTCCTTAAAGAGCATAAAATCCCGACAGGTTTCTTCGGAGAAGATGCAGAAAAGAATCTGAACCAGAAGCTGAAGGAAAAATTCGGAGCTGATAAACTAATCAACGCCATCGATAACTACCAGATTTATTTTGACAGAAAAGTATTGGCGGACAGCAAGCTTGAACTGGATGATGTAAGAAACTTTGCAGTGAAAGAAATTGAGAAAGATCCGACGGTTTTATATGCTGTTTCCGTAGATAAAGTGCAGGAATCCAGCATTCCGGAACCAATCAAACAGAGAATTATCAATGGAATCAACAGACAGAGAAGCGGAGACATCCAGCTGATCTCTCACGATTCTATGCTTCCTCCATATTCAAAAACAGGAACTACCCACAGTGTATGGAATTCTTACGACTCACATATTCCATTGATCTTCATGGGATGGGGAGTGAAGCAGGGAGAAAGCAATAAAGAATATCACATGACTGATATTGCTCCTACAGTATCTTCTTTACTGAAAATCCAGTTCCCAAGTGGAAATGTAGGAAACCCTATTACTGAAGTTATTGGTAAATAA
- a CDS encoding VOC family protein, with the protein MIKFKYVILYVEDVEQSMNFYKNTFGSEIKFMTPEKDYGELLTGETTLSFASVSLAGSNIKKGFLTAKTEDKPFGMELGFTTDNVEALVEKAIKNGAVLYEDIAVKPWGQKTAYIKDINNYLVEICTEIQ; encoded by the coding sequence ATGATCAAATTCAAATATGTCATCCTATATGTTGAAGATGTAGAACAGTCCATGAATTTTTACAAAAATACTTTCGGCTCTGAAATAAAGTTCATGACTCCTGAAAAAGACTACGGAGAACTTCTGACTGGTGAAACTACTCTTTCATTCGCGTCTGTCAGCCTTGCAGGTTCCAATATCAAAAAAGGATTTTTAACTGCAAAAACAGAAGATAAACCCTTCGGGATGGAATTAGGCTTCACTACTGACAATGTAGAAGCTTTGGTAGAAAAAGCAATAAAAAACGGGGCTGTTCTTTATGAAGATATTGCTGTAAAGCCTTGGGGCCAAAAAACGGCTTACATTAAAGATATCAACAATTATCTTGTAGAAATCTGCACCGAAATCCAATAA
- a CDS encoding GNAT family N-acetyltransferase: MEIRKLQKLTSDQGLSWGHNGYITDKIYAVSSIEFGGSFEFILKEKSLSYTKIWETTPEDLADLNTIIAQGNSFGAFINEELAGWIICEQRTWNNSFYIENILVYEKHRREGIGVMLIKNAIKEARKLNCRVIELETQNTNYPAIQFYRRMGFNITGLNTRLYENAEEIALFMTLDVE, encoded by the coding sequence GTGGAAATAAGAAAATTACAAAAATTAACTTCCGACCAGGGTCTGAGCTGGGGGCATAACGGCTATATAACAGACAAAATATATGCAGTCTCTTCTATTGAATTTGGAGGTTCATTTGAGTTTATTTTAAAAGAAAAGTCTTTGTCTTATACTAAAATCTGGGAAACCACTCCTGAAGACCTTGCAGACCTGAACACCATCATTGCACAGGGAAATTCTTTTGGTGCTTTCATCAATGAAGAACTGGCAGGTTGGATTATCTGTGAGCAAAGAACGTGGAACAATAGTTTTTATATTGAAAATATTCTGGTCTATGAAAAACACAGGCGGGAAGGAATCGGAGTTATGCTGATTAAAAACGCCATTAAAGAAGCAAGAAAACTAAACTGCCGGGTCATTGAACTGGAAACACAAAATACCAATTACCCGGCCATACAGTTTTATAGAAGAATGGGATTCAATATTACCGGACTGAACACCAGATTGTATGAAAATGCGGAAGAAATTGCTCTTTTCATGACTTTAGATGTGGAATAG
- a CDS encoding tetratricopeptide repeat protein has protein sequence MLRQTYFIVALTTFSFIYSQKKTFKCAEVYDAVKLIDKEKYDEGIAILRECEKKDPQDYTYPYEIALAYIRKEDYKSAISLLEKIKDYPNIDDYYFALLGNAYDYADNPEQAIKTYDEGLKKYPSSGKLYLERGVVFELEKKIEEAIESYQNGIKTEPAYPSNYYRVAKLFLNSNNILYGLVYGEIFLNLERTTSRSQEMSQLLYDGYKKAIKFKDKSTTVDFCQAFITIKKDSKPTDPLPFCLLYSGYFALATVDKKEINLENLSDIRRKALREYLKYKNNPSNVLLNYQKILDDNNLFNAYNYYLFQIGDQEAFNNWLINNKAEYEKFVGWYTKDTNILKIDKMNLYIADSIPK, from the coding sequence ATGTTACGACAAACTTATTTTATAGTTGCACTCACTACCTTTTCATTCATATATTCACAGAAAAAGACATTTAAATGTGCAGAAGTTTATGACGCTGTCAAACTTATTGATAAAGAAAAATATGATGAGGGTATCGCTATCCTTAGAGAATGTGAAAAAAAAGATCCACAAGATTACACCTACCCGTATGAAATTGCACTTGCCTATATCCGAAAAGAAGACTATAAAAGTGCCATATCACTGTTAGAAAAAATCAAAGATTATCCCAATATAGATGACTATTATTTTGCCCTTCTCGGCAATGCCTATGATTATGCCGATAACCCTGAACAAGCTATAAAGACGTATGATGAAGGATTAAAAAAGTATCCGTCTTCCGGAAAACTTTATCTGGAGAGAGGGGTTGTTTTTGAACTTGAAAAAAAAATAGAAGAGGCCATTGAAAGCTACCAAAACGGAATAAAGACAGAACCGGCATATCCATCAAACTATTACAGAGTAGCCAAATTATTTTTAAATTCTAATAATATACTATACGGTCTTGTTTATGGTGAAATATTTTTAAATCTGGAACGCACCACTTCCAGAAGCCAGGAAATGAGTCAACTTTTATATGACGGGTATAAAAAAGCAATAAAATTCAAAGATAAAAGTACAACAGTTGATTTTTGCCAGGCCTTTATTACTATTAAAAAAGACAGTAAACCTACTGATCCTCTTCCTTTCTGTCTTCTTTACAGCGGATATTTTGCACTCGCTACTGTCGATAAAAAAGAAATCAATCTGGAAAACTTGTCAGATATCAGAAGAAAAGCATTGAGGGAATATCTGAAATACAAAAATAATCCGTCAAATGTTTTATTAAACTATCAAAAAATATTGGATGATAACAATCTATTTAATGCTTATAATTATTACCTATTTCAGATAGGAGATCAAGAAGCGTTTAATAACTGGCTCATTAATAATAAAGCAGAATATGAAAAATTTGTAGGTTGGTACACGAAGGATACCAATATTCTGAAAATTGATAAAATGAATCTTTATATAGCTGACTCTATACCAAAATAA
- a CDS encoding Crp/Fnr family transcriptional regulator encodes MQNLLNYIRSLTPFSDESWHTLQSALSERTYRKNELMLQKGDTCNSLFYIEKGYCKSYYEIQGDIKNTGFFFENEITTNISSFGSGQKSEFNMIACEELHAIIFDKTKLFEAAAKVPEIETLGRHCIRKFASRQEEFSNLFKLYTAQERLEHLETYHPHMIQRISLTQLASFLGVARETLSRIRNRRVSR; translated from the coding sequence ATGCAAAATCTTCTAAACTATATCAGATCACTCACACCATTTTCCGATGAAAGCTGGCATACGCTTCAGTCTGCCCTATCAGAAAGAACTTACAGAAAAAATGAACTGATGTTACAGAAAGGAGACACCTGTAACTCTTTGTTTTATATTGAAAAGGGATATTGCAAAAGTTATTATGAAATACAAGGTGATATTAAAAATACCGGATTTTTCTTCGAGAACGAGATCACTACCAATATCAGCAGTTTTGGAAGCGGTCAAAAATCAGAGTTTAATATGATTGCCTGTGAGGAACTTCATGCCATTATTTTTGATAAAACAAAATTGTTTGAAGCCGCTGCTAAAGTCCCTGAAATTGAGACATTAGGACGTCACTGTATTCGCAAGTTTGCCTCCAGACAGGAAGAATTTTCCAATTTGTTCAAGCTTTATACAGCACAGGAAAGACTTGAACATCTGGAAACCTATCATCCTCATATGATTCAGCGTATATCTCTCACGCAGCTGGCTTCATTTCTGGGAGTTGCAAGAGAAACATTAAGCAGGATCCGGAACAGAAGAGTATCCCGCTGA
- a CDS encoding putative glycolipid-binding domain-containing protein — MKTLIWKGIFYQSLEYFNLHSDDKDYTVESKIIGCHKDKIYALNYKILSDKDWNVQDFLIESEINTVKRTFSGKRNQNHWKINGVVHSEFNNFKFIDISLTPFTNTLPINNLKLSENGSQNIDVIYIDVLNHHIRPVQQQYTRTAVNKYLYENIETDFKAEISVDENGLVINYPELFEKISEL; from the coding sequence ATGAAGACATTAATCTGGAAAGGAATCTTTTATCAATCCCTTGAATATTTTAATTTACATTCAGACGATAAAGATTATACTGTAGAATCGAAAATCATTGGCTGCCACAAGGATAAAATATATGCTTTAAATTATAAGATTCTTAGTGATAAAGACTGGAATGTTCAGGATTTTCTGATTGAATCAGAGATCAATACAGTTAAAAGAACTTTTTCAGGAAAAAGAAATCAAAACCACTGGAAAATCAACGGTGTTGTGCATTCTGAATTTAATAATTTCAAGTTCATAGACATTTCTCTGACTCCTTTCACCAATACGTTACCGATCAACAATTTAAAACTTTCAGAGAACGGTTCTCAGAATATTGATGTTATTTACATCGATGTTTTAAACCATCATATCAGACCGGTCCAGCAGCAATATACACGGACAGCTGTTAATAAATATCTGTATGAGAATATTGAAACCGATTTTAAAGCTGAAATTTCGGTGGATGAAAATGGATTAGTAATCAACTACCCTGAATTGTTTGAGAAAATTTCGGAACTCTGA
- a CDS encoding malate dehydrogenase, protein MKVTVVGAGAVGASCAEYIAMKNFCSEVVLVDIKEGFAEGKAMDLMQTASLNGFDTKITGTTGDYSKTAGSHVAVITSGIPRKPGMTREELIGINAGIVKDVTENLVKHSPEVIIIVVSNPMDTMAYLVHKTSGLPKHKIIGMGGALDSARFKYRLAEALEAPISDVDGMVIAAHSDTGMLPLLSKATRNGVPVTEFLSDEQQKYVIEETKVGGATLTKLLGTSAWYAPGAAVSVMVQAIACDQKKMIPCSLMLEGEYGQNDICLGVPAIIGANGVESIVNVTLTAEEQLKFAEAANAVREVNGDLKF, encoded by the coding sequence ATGAAAGTAACTGTGGTAGGTGCAGGCGCTGTAGGAGCAAGCTGTGCAGAATACATCGCAATGAAGAACTTCTGTTCAGAAGTAGTTTTGGTAGACATTAAAGAAGGGTTTGCTGAAGGGAAAGCAATGGATTTGATGCAGACAGCATCTCTTAACGGATTTGATACAAAAATTACGGGTACAACAGGAGATTACAGCAAAACTGCAGGTTCTCATGTGGCAGTAATCACTTCAGGGATTCCAAGAAAACCTGGAATGACAAGAGAAGAATTGATCGGTATCAATGCTGGTATCGTGAAAGACGTTACTGAAAACTTAGTAAAACATTCTCCGGAAGTGATCATCATCGTGGTTTCTAACCCTATGGATACTATGGCTTACCTTGTACACAAAACTTCAGGTCTTCCTAAGCACAAAATCATCGGAATGGGTGGTGCATTAGACTCTGCAAGATTCAAATACAGATTGGCTGAAGCTTTAGAAGCCCCAATTTCTGATGTTGACGGTATGGTAATCGCTGCTCACAGTGATACAGGTATGCTTCCATTATTAAGCAAAGCGACAAGAAATGGTGTTCCTGTAACTGAGTTCTTAAGTGATGAGCAGCAAAAATATGTCATCGAGGAAACTAAAGTAGGAGGAGCTACGCTTACCAAATTATTAGGAACTTCAGCATGGTATGCTCCAGGTGCAGCGGTTTCTGTAATGGTTCAGGCCATTGCATGTGACCAGAAGAAAATGATCCCTTGTTCTTTAATGCTTGAAGGTGAATATGGACAAAATGATATCTGCTTAGGTGTTCCGGCTATCATCGGAGCTAACGGAGTAGAATCAATCGTAAACGTAACATTGACTGCTGAAGAGCAATTGAAATTTGCTGAAGCTGCTAATGCAGTAAGAGAAGTGAATGGAGATCTTAAATTTTAA
- a CDS encoding biliverdin-producing heme oxygenase has protein sequence MVTEYLKQNTADYHDAAEKLFNSEKIFNKTFTLEDYKKIIHTNYLMLLHSEDKIFSSLSDKYAEKLQLDSRKKLFLIEKDLKSLSLNNQKASYHLEFDNEHEALGAMYVIEGSTLGGNVIAKQLSKTEGFDEVTFNFFGCYHENTGPMWKNFKEVLDMEVPEENYSEVLSGAKKLYTFLLNVN, from the coding sequence ATGGTAACAGAATATCTTAAGCAGAATACAGCAGACTATCACGATGCAGCAGAAAAACTTTTTAATTCTGAAAAGATTTTCAACAAGACTTTCACATTAGAGGATTACAAAAAAATCATCCATACCAATTATCTGATGCTTCTTCACAGTGAAGATAAAATATTCAGCAGTCTTTCTGATAAGTATGCAGAAAAACTTCAGCTTGATTCACGAAAGAAGCTTTTCCTTATCGAAAAAGATCTGAAAAGCCTTTCCCTGAACAATCAGAAGGCTTCTTATCATCTTGAATTTGACAATGAACATGAAGCGCTTGGAGCCATGTATGTAATTGAAGGTTCCACTCTTGGTGGAAACGTTATTGCAAAACAGCTTTCGAAAACGGAAGGTTTCGATGAGGTAACTTTCAACTTTTTCGGATGCTATCATGAAAATACAGGACCAATGTGGAAGAACTTTAAAGAAGTTCTGGATATGGAAGTGCCTGAAGAAAACTACAGTGAAGTGCTTTCCGGTGCGAAAAAACTCTATACGTTTTTGCTGAACGTCAATTAA